One window from the genome of Grus americana isolate bGruAme1 chromosome 2, bGruAme1.mat, whole genome shotgun sequence encodes:
- the CCR4 gene encoding C-C chemokine receptor type 4 isoform X2, whose product MSSSSTESFQVEISTFYDYYDNYNDAPKPCSKESVKRFAASFLPVLYTLVFLVGLTGNILVIVVLFKYKRLKSMTDVYLLNLAISDLLFVLSLPFWSYFTIDQWVFGTPWCKIISWIYLVGFYSGIFFIMLMSIDRYLAIVRAVFSLKARTAFHGLITSLVVWLVALSASFPELVFKESFNEHNYTTCKSRYPGNFTTWKLFSTLEINILGLLIPFIVMTFCYSMIVKTLVHCRNEKKNKAVRMIFAVMIMFFFFWTPYNIVIFLQLLEITGVIRDCQVSRNLDYAFQVTEILGLFHCCLNPVIYFFMGEKFKKYLKMLFKNWRLPGDICKWCGVHITYHTESTGSFHTQSTGDQDAL is encoded by the coding sequence atgagTTCTTCAAGTACAGAGTCCTTTCAAGTTGAAATCTCAACCTTTTATGACTATTATGATAATTATAATGATGCTCCAAAACCATGCAGTAAGGAAAGCGTCAAGAGGTTTGcagcctccttcctccctgttctGTACACCCTAGTATTCCTGGTCGGGCTCACGGGAAACATTCTGGTCATTGTGGTCCTCTTCAAATACAAGAGGCTGAAGAGCATGACTGATGTGTACCTACTAAACCTCGCCATCTCAGATTTGCTCTTTGTTTTATCCTTGCCATTCTGGTCTTATTTCACAATAGACCAATGGGTTTTTGGAACTCCCTGGTGTAAAATCATTTCGTGGATCTACCTGGTTGGGTTTTACAGTgggatattttttattatgcttATGAGCATAGACAGATACCTGGCAATTGTTCGTGCAGTGTTTTCCTTGAAAGCAAGGACTGCCTTCCATGGCTTGATTACTAGCCTTGTTGTATGGCTAGTGGCTCTTTCAGCCTCATTTCCAGAACTTGTATTTAAAGAATCTTTTAACGAACATAATTATACTACCTGCAAGTCAAGATACCCAGGCAATTTCACAACATGGAAACTTTTTTCTACTTTGGAAATCAACATTTTAGGGCTCCTAATCCCTTTTATAGTTATGACATTTTGCTACTCCATGATTGTTAAAACATTAGTTCACtgtagaaatgagaaaaagaataaggCTGTGAGAATGATCTTTGCTGTCATgatcatgtttttcttcttttggacCCCTTACAACATTGTTATTTTCTTGCAACTACTGGAAATTACGGGAGTCATTAGAGACTGTCAAGTGAGCAGGAATCTGGACTATGCTTTCCAGGTAACAGAAATCCTCGGCCTTTTTCACTGTTGCCTCAATCCAGTCATCTACTTCTTCATGGGGGAAAAATTTAAGAAGTACCTGAAGATGCTCTTTAAGAACTGGCGGTTACCTGGAGATATTTGCAAGTGGTGTGGCGTTCACATAACTTACCACACTGAATCTACTGGTTCATTCCACACACAATCTACGGGGGATCAAGATGCTCTGTAA
- the CCR4 gene encoding C-C chemokine receptor type 4 isoform X1: MLRNPASSEELGKKNMSSSSTESFQVEISTFYDYYDNYNDAPKPCSKESVKRFAASFLPVLYTLVFLVGLTGNILVIVVLFKYKRLKSMTDVYLLNLAISDLLFVLSLPFWSYFTIDQWVFGTPWCKIISWIYLVGFYSGIFFIMLMSIDRYLAIVRAVFSLKARTAFHGLITSLVVWLVALSASFPELVFKESFNEHNYTTCKSRYPGNFTTWKLFSTLEINILGLLIPFIVMTFCYSMIVKTLVHCRNEKKNKAVRMIFAVMIMFFFFWTPYNIVIFLQLLEITGVIRDCQVSRNLDYAFQVTEILGLFHCCLNPVIYFFMGEKFKKYLKMLFKNWRLPGDICKWCGVHITYHTESTGSFHTQSTGDQDAL, from the exons ATGTTAAGAAATCCTGCATCATCAGAA gaactggggaaaaaaaacatgagTTCTTCAAGTACAGAGTCCTTTCAAGTTGAAATCTCAACCTTTTATGACTATTATGATAATTATAATGATGCTCCAAAACCATGCAGTAAGGAAAGCGTCAAGAGGTTTGcagcctccttcctccctgttctGTACACCCTAGTATTCCTGGTCGGGCTCACGGGAAACATTCTGGTCATTGTGGTCCTCTTCAAATACAAGAGGCTGAAGAGCATGACTGATGTGTACCTACTAAACCTCGCCATCTCAGATTTGCTCTTTGTTTTATCCTTGCCATTCTGGTCTTATTTCACAATAGACCAATGGGTTTTTGGAACTCCCTGGTGTAAAATCATTTCGTGGATCTACCTGGTTGGGTTTTACAGTgggatattttttattatgcttATGAGCATAGACAGATACCTGGCAATTGTTCGTGCAGTGTTTTCCTTGAAAGCAAGGACTGCCTTCCATGGCTTGATTACTAGCCTTGTTGTATGGCTAGTGGCTCTTTCAGCCTCATTTCCAGAACTTGTATTTAAAGAATCTTTTAACGAACATAATTATACTACCTGCAAGTCAAGATACCCAGGCAATTTCACAACATGGAAACTTTTTTCTACTTTGGAAATCAACATTTTAGGGCTCCTAATCCCTTTTATAGTTATGACATTTTGCTACTCCATGATTGTTAAAACATTAGTTCACtgtagaaatgagaaaaagaataaggCTGTGAGAATGATCTTTGCTGTCATgatcatgtttttcttcttttggacCCCTTACAACATTGTTATTTTCTTGCAACTACTGGAAATTACGGGAGTCATTAGAGACTGTCAAGTGAGCAGGAATCTGGACTATGCTTTCCAGGTAACAGAAATCCTCGGCCTTTTTCACTGTTGCCTCAATCCAGTCATCTACTTCTTCATGGGGGAAAAATTTAAGAAGTACCTGAAGATGCTCTTTAAGAACTGGCGGTTACCTGGAGATATTTGCAAGTGGTGTGGCGTTCACATAACTTACCACACTGAATCTACTGGTTCATTCCACACACAATCTACGGGGGATCAAGATGCTCTGTAA